TTCAACGCCCTGATCGTGAACCTGTACTACGTTGTCCCGTCGTTCTATGCAGTCGACCTCGAGTCATCTTTTGACTTCCTGAACGTAAACCTGACATCCTCCAACTGGTGGTTTCTCGTTCTGCTGGTAGTCAACATTGTCTTCGTCCCCATCTGTTCAGCGGCCACGTGTTTCCTGAAAATCCAGTCCTACATGAAATGTCCTTCCATGGCCGCCCTTGGTCCTAGCAACATGTCGAAGGTGAAGCTGTCTCAGACTGTCCACCTCACGACTATACTCTACCTCATCTCCTTCGTCCCTGTTCTCGTCATCATCTCCGTCAAGGTTCACATACCGTTCGGCAAGGCAGTCTCCTGGGCAGTCTGCTCTTCGTATTACATCATCAAGTTTATGGTGTACCTCAAGTTGTACAAGCCGTTTCGAGAGACGATGAAGAGCATGTGCTGCAAGACCTGCCAGAGACGTGTTGGCCATGCTGACTTAAGTAGCACTTTGGAAACGTCTTAGTGAATGACTGAGCCTGGTTTACGACgttttcagcaatgttcagCGCTAACgaggcggggaacaccagaaatgggcttcacacattgtatccaagtggagaatcgaacaagggccttaggcgtgacgagccaatgcTTTGAAAGCACGTTTACCCCAACGATCTTAGTAGATTATAGAGAGGTGCAGATATCGGATCCACGTCATGGCGCCTGACAAAAGCGTACATGTGAATTcaccaaaacaaaatacaaaattacaTGCATGTAGCCATATTTGACCGGTAGTACTTTGcagcaaaataaataaatacctgTTTATCTTACGCAAGCCTCGAGAGTACATGAGcccaacgtatttatcttaccgaataCCTGAATTTAatgttgaactgtttgaagcacttctgttgaatgcgatgTGAATCGCTATTTTGGaaacgacacaaggtaaacagatttagagttatctcccttccatcgatttttaATCGCAAAGCATCGGAAATTTCCGTGCTTaatgtgtgattcaatgttattcgaaacaaagaagtactaccatgaagcactgTCTGTTATACCATCTAAGTCCTCAGGAGTGTCGCCATAGTTCCCTAAACCCTTTTAATTGTTTTCCTGCACCACTCAGTGTCTTCTTTGCCAATATGTTCACATTTCATGTACCTTTTCTGTATGCTCTCGGTTGTAGCATAAACCTACTTGTGTAGGTATCGTTGTAGTAGTACCTTGTACCCCTGCCTGTCGCTTATCAGCATGTACTAGCTATCATGTACATTGATTTGATCGTCATTTATGTGAAGTGTGAATGTGTGTACCTGAGAACAGCTTATAATGTATTTTTGTGATCAGTATGCTATTGCAATGTGCTTCGTTTTGAATACGCTATTGATAAGCCCAATTAGGCTGGctggtagatagatagatagatagacagacagacagacagacagacagacagacagacagacagacggacagacacacagagagaggaTTAGGAGGTGTTTACTGTTTTTTTCCAGTGTTATACATACAACATTGTGTTGATGGACTTGAGTGCAAAACAGAAAGAGATAGAGGGGATCGACAGAGATAGAAAGAGGGGTAATTATTTACTCGAGTAAAACACAtttacagagagagagaggggggaggggggtggggcGACGACGATAGAAAAGTCCAGTTAACTGAAATAACCGAAGATTTTATAGTCTTTAAAACACTTAACTATTCttagactgaatatttcttgcagACTCCACAACGTTTGTGTTCATGACTTTAAAGtagcaagttgcatcatgttataGATATTTGAAATACCAATCTTGGTATGAACATCTGAAAAATGACGCTAACCAACTGTTGTGGATGATTGTTGGTAATGAAGCAGTCCTCAGTTGTGAGACTTCAGCCAGTTCCCAGCACTAACATCCATGCTACCTTGTACTTTCTGTTTCATGATCACTTGTCATCGTACAAGTGTATCTATGAAAGACATTTCTTTAAAGTTGTCATTTGTTCCGGACTTACCTTGTGTTGTTCGTGCTTGTTGTCAGTGtgttcaaataatggtatcactAGAATAATGAAAGAAATGTGTCACATCAGCTTCCGAATTGTATCCTCTGTATATCCTTTTGTCAGTGTCAGCTGTCAACAAGCCCCAGCTGATTATGCCATTTTGTGTTTATCCCTAAAGGTTAAATAGTATATGCCTAAATGTTATCGCTACCTCATTCTCAATATGCCTTAAAATGTGGGTTACAGAAAGGGcgtatattgttggaattttggAACAGGATTTATCGGGGATATCTATGTATTCCCTGCTTTATGTAAGTGAACATATCTATAGATAATGTCAATAGTAGTGAAATCAATGCAGCTTCACTATTGTCATCACGTCCCCATCATGGTCACTAGTTTCCTTTAATCAGTTAGACAAAGGCCGGTTGTCCACTGAAGGATGATAATGTGGATGAGGCGCGGTATACAGCGGGCTGACCACACACCTGTTGTAAATGTGACTTGTGAAAGCCTGCTCAGAATACGAGCCTTTTGGACAAATTGAGAATGATCGATTTGTGTTTGTCGGGACTTGTCCCTCGGACAGCGGGTGGGCTGATGATCGCCTCTGTGATGCTGCCTGGTCGTTGGTGCACGATCTTGTAATTGTATGTTTAGACCACgaataaagtgttgtggacccactgatggactTCTGTGCTTGAAGAGATAGTTATTCCACAAAACCTTTTACAACAGGCCGGGATACTTATTTGTGTATTTACCTGCCCCAGCATTTAACTGATGGGAAGCACAACGAAACTGTGTAAGAGCAATGCGAAGTTTACTATGTTGATAACACTAAGATATGGTTCCATAGAAAGAATACGGTTAAAAGAGAGAATTTGAATGAGTTTTAGAACTTGATTATTGCGATTAGTGCCATTCTTGATGGGATATATGCTGAGCCCTCATCATAAATTCAAACAGGAAGGCATTTAAGCTACTTGTATGTAGTAGCGTTAGATGTAGTTCCTTCATTGGGCAAGAATCACAAAGCCATTGGGGTGTGAGGCGATGGACGTTTTAGTACAACTATGCAACTATAGCAATCAAGTCCGAAACATGGTAAAACAACCATATAACTTTGCAATCAATTATTGGCACGAATCGCATTACTGCATAACTTAATTAAGTTATGCAAATACTAAATTTaaacacacacatttacatacataactaatcataaatatttttgtcaacaCATTACCATGACAGCTTCTCTGATTTTTATGTGAATAATACCATGGTAATACACACGTGAATTATTTATATTACATGGCACTGATACGGTAAACATTACACATGTAGTAGGTGTTATGGTCCCTCACGTAACCCCGCCCCcatcaaaaaccaaaattacaaactgacatcaaTACCTCactctaaatatacattcactAACCTAGAACAGGTAAAAAGaacaatcaatgaacttatGTCAgcgttggaatattacaccTAAGAATGAGCAAATTTACTATGTAAAAAGAGGTAGGTACGGGCTGAACTCTTTCCAAAGCGACACATCTACGCCATGTCCACGTCATCAACTGGATGGATAAATACCGTGTGCAGATAATATTTGCAACAAGCGAGTAAAAGAGTAACTACGGCAAAAGCTAAGAACAACCACATGGAATTACATATAAGGACATACATCCACAcaagcattcattcatttatggcGAGGATGATGATAGTAACAGCAACAATGCAATCCAAATCATAATCTCTTGGTTcaaattaatatatatatatatatatacacagagagagagagagagagagagagagagatgtatgtgtgtgtgtatatgtgtgtgtgtgtgtatgtgtgtgtgtgtgtgtgtgtgtgataactAAATGCGAACTCTTAATTATATTGAGTTTAGTgagtaggtttagttttacgcctcacccAGCTATCCAGTCTTACAGATAAAGACATAGTCTTATTTTTGTGTCTGTGATATTATAGTTGGTTTtcctgtccttcgttgacatgcTTTTAGtgatttacatgtattcatGATGAAGTAGAAAACTTGTTTCAGCCACtaaatggctgaaataatgccgatgtgactttgATTTTAAAGTTTATGACAATCTCTCATAAACTAATACTATTATGTATTATAGCTTATATATGCCCTGTGTTTTACATGAGAGGTGATACTTAAAGAaataatctgtctgtctgtctgcgaAAGATCATCATGAGAACAGATTAAACTTTAACAGTGTCTGTGATTTTACACGCGCTTCGACAATATAAGTTACAAGGCATAACTGAAACTATGAACGATAAGTAGTATAAACAATGAGATGAAGAAGAACCTACAGACAAGACAATGTATAATCTGAAATGCTTACAGTCAAATGTTGAGGCCCAGGTCATGCGAATCAAAGGTTATTTTATCTCTTTCAGATCAAAATTCAAAAGCCATGCTGAGTTTTGGGACACATTGATGCAGtagatgtgtggtggtggtggtgagtgagtgagtgtggttttacaccttttgcaatattccagcaacgtcaaggcggggaacaccagaattgggcttcaaacgttgtacccatgatgggattcgaaccagggtCTGCAGTGTTCCAAACCGAGATTTTATGCAAGCTTCAGTCGTTTTTTCAGAGCAGGCTTTTTTAGGATACAACGCAAACGGATAATTGCCAACAGTGTCCTGGCAGTTACGTTTGATGTTTGACAAGTACGTATACTGCGGTATACGCTATACAAGAACGCTATACAAGAACCAAAAGAAAAACACTAGAGGTAGAGCCgtgaaaagaaataaataacatgTTCCAAAGGCAGCACATGTCGAGAGAACAACGCGAAGAGGGTCTGAACAACGGAAAAACCAACACTGCTGTAGGAAGTATTGTTATGAGATGTCTAATTACTGATGACGTGTAGATCGTCATATAGCCATGACCCCCAAACAGTTCTTAAGCCTAATCGTTTAATGTTGATGACCCCTACCTCCCAAGAACAAAAGTAGtgacacccccaccccacccctaaACTCATCATTACCACCCTTAGCCATAAATTCGGAACGATCCCTTAGATCATCAATACAGGAATGTACGTTTATACATCTATATGTTATTCGCATTTCGACTGAAATATACAGGTAGTGGTGAGGACGATCTACATAATTTGTTGTATCCGTCAGGTCGTTATAAGcgtgtctcttgtaaacatggTAACTGTGTGTCGCTCATTATTAACGCACACGGGGCAGTGGTGTAGCattgtgattaaagcgttcgctcgaagacacgggttcgactCCAAACATGGCCACAATATATGATGgagatggaatatttctaaaacggcgtaaaactcaactcagtcACTTCTGACAACTGTTACAGTTACTGCTGCTATTCCATCttccgctactactactactacatctactgctgctactgttactgaTATTaatactactattactactactactgctgctgctgcgtctgctgctgctactactactactacatctactgctgctactgttactgaTATTaatactactattactactactactgctgctgctgcgtctgctgctgctactactactactacatctactgctgctactgttactgaTATTAatactactattactgctgctgcgtctgctgctactactactactacatctactgctgctactgttactgaTATCaatactactattactactactactgctgctgctgcgtctgctgctgctactactactactacatctactgctgctactgttactgatattaatactactactactactactgctgctgcgtctgctgctgctactactactactacatctactgctgctactgttactgatattaatactactactacatctactgctgctactgttactgatattaatactactactacatctactgctgctactgttactgatattaatactactactactgctgctgctgcgtctgctgctgctgctactactactacatctactgctgctactgttactgaTATTaatactactattactactactgctgctgcgtctgctgctgctactactactactacatctattatcactactactaccacaccGTCAAACACCTGGACTAGAAAGTGCGGCATAACTaaacactactactacaacagtcGCATGCTTGccactgctacaactactattgctgctacaACTAACACCACTACAACTACCGCTACTTTCCTTGCAACTACAAACACCATTCTGGTTATTACTAGTACAGCTTCTATTGCCAAGCAGATACATCAGAGGTCCCTTGAGGGTAGGATGATATTGGTTGCTAGTGGACTATAGCCTAGTTTTAATATATGCTAAATAACAATCtaagaaattaatgtttttaataaagatttgtttgttttattcctACACATACTATATGACAGTCCTTTGAAGACAGACTTTTGATATTTCATCGCTACTTGGATGCATTATTGTTGAAGCGATGTAAATTTCAACTGACTCACCACTATTGCCACCGCCGATGGTACTCCTCCGGGAGTAGAAACCGGTGGGGTGTCTCAGATTCATGGGACAAGGCTGTGTGTTTCCAGGTCCACCACCTACAGAGATCGATCCTTCGCCAGAGAGCTCTAGTACTCTGGAATGAACTTCCATCAAAACCGAAACTTGTAAATAACTTGGCCACTTTTAAAACCAGTCTCATGACCCACGTTTTCTCAAAGACATACGCCTAGACTAAGAGgacattgttgatacatgtcactCACATCCACTTACTGCGCTTTAACAGAGCGGTTATACTGACTGGATTCTTGCGCTATATAAGTTCTcagttgatggtgatgatgatgatcgccACTTTGTGAtaaaactaaaagtgctttatggttcaacttctttattatacaaggtcacaacgtttcgagacagattctagtctcttcttcaggagAAGTGAtgataaaactaaagggttgtagtatatatacacataacagtagactgataacaatgggtaacaagatatacaggtttctattaattgatgtacaggcttcgattgatagatgtacaggcttcaacttatgtacagacttcaactgattggtgtgcaagcttatgttgattaggttaacgagttacaggtaaagatgtttggataaagattagtcactgaggataaggtggttccatgcattgggtaagtaaacacctccgtctctgttgattgagggattgttccgcttggttgcaatggcttctaggagcgtccgtttttttaagtcattggcgttcctaactaatgtcctggtgttgtcccaaacaatcttgtgattggggttgtgcatgatgtgttcacatacagcagacttctaatccaaattttgaactgatgttttgtgttcttttaacctgatagccagtggtcgactagtttcaccaatatatgtctaGGTGTTGTTGGCCCACGTCCATGTTGGCCCACGTCCATGTTGGCCCACGTCCATGTTGGCCCACGTCCGAAGCATTTACTTACGAGATCAACGATGCTCTGGGCTGTGAGTTTGGTGTCTAGGTCTGGTAGAGATGTTTCAGAGCACAAAAATGACACTTTGTGATAGACAGCGTGTGCCAGGAGAACAAAATGTCGAGATTCGATGTCAAGCTACATCATTCTGAAATACGTTAAAAGATGGGACCCTGGATGTTGCTCGGCATTATACAGATAACTAGGTGATAGGTGAACTAGTACCAGTAGCCACACAGACATGAGCactgtgtttttcttgaaaaagTGAATATGAGTCACTTAACTGGTGGGGTACGATAATCAAGTCAAACATAACACAAAGATGAAGAATTGTGACGTTTACTGTGCATAGTATCCATTCCAACTCTCAGTAAGTTGTGGTGATATAGTCCCTCTctccgtctctctctctctctctcacacacacacactgtctgTTTCCCTTggtctttctttctctcttaaTTCTCCCCTTtgtcctttctttctttgtcTCTCGAATTTTCTCTCTTTCCTTGTGTGTCCACTTTCTTCCTGTCTCTATTATACAGCTCTATCACACTGTTCCTTTCTTTccctctctcttctctctcttctttgtctctctttctctctctcttttgaatcttctctctctttctctttctttgtCTGTCCCTCTGTATTTTCACCTCAGCTCAGTTTCTGCTTCAACTTCAACACTCTAATGCCACAACAACTACAGCAGCAGTTACGAAACACTCACTTCCTCCGCACCTAACCACGTCCCAACGACCTAACGAACACCTGATCCGACTCGCATTACGACTTAATAACACCCATTCTCTTAACGAGTAATTTCCCATGGTTCATCGTTAATACGCGTGCTTTCAACACGATCAGTCCTCTTGCCTAATCCCACTGTCTGCCCGAGCATTGTATTAAACTGTAGGCCGTTCCGCACCGCGGCGCTGCAACAATACACTCTCATCGACCAGGTTACGAGGCATGCGTTTCATAgaaacaaaatggcggcttcagTAACACAACAAGCAGACGAGACATGACGCTTGGACGGAAAAGGCTGCATTTATGAGATACAAGTGGATTTATTTCGGAGGGTACATGATCAACAGATAACTCTGGACAAGGGGCAATATCGTTTCATCTCTGCCATCGTAGGATTGATTCACATGTCTCCTAGTTCTTCGTCGACAGGCCAAATGTCGCCTGTTCTTGGAATTCTTCTAATCTTTCTTCATGTTCCTGCAGCGGTAAGTGTGTGATTGTATGAAACGTATTAATGTCTTCCCACAAACAAATCATGACATGTTTACAGACACTCCGGTGAACTGTTCTCGTGATGGGGGATGACCTTCGTGTATAACACACAGGCGAAATATTATAACCCAGTAAGAAGACCCATCACATCGTGTATACCCAaatcatcaagtagtcacaccTCTCTCATGTGGACTCATGGGTCGGGAACATTTCCAAACCCTCGGAAAAGAGCTAAATATATATTATCttcatttttattgtttatcGCATAAGAGTCACTACAGGCGAAGAAACTCCATTATCACCAGTTGTGGGTCCATAGGTGTGAAAcgttattaattattatagaGACAATTGCCTGTCATATAAGCAGGCGCAAATGACAGTATCACACTATCATGTCACAGAGTACAATCACTGCGTCGTTTGTGTAATATTTCATTAGTATttgagtatcacatcacatcacatcaaacGGTAGTTATTTCTCACCATGTCAATGAACAAAAATCCATTGATCGTTACAAGCATGTCTCTGTATAGATGCTAAGATATATCGATTGAGCAAATGTTCCTTGTTATGTCTGTCGTGGGACAAAATACAGTATTCAGTACAATTTGTTTGCGTAAAATGTTAGACAGCAAGAAATATTACACACATTTTGAGACGTATTATTTGTACAGGTTGTTGGCAATAGACATGTATGCTTTAATGACGTAATAGACATGGTAGTTATCTCATATCACGTTTCCACATATAATTTCTATGAGAGCACATTTTCCACTGAAAGAATAAATGTGTTATATTGAGCGTCCAGACAGCCGCGTCAAGTCCGCGTGGAGTAAAAGTGATATTTGACACTGCTGTGCTTGCGACTATTCAAACACTAAATACAAAACGGATTCTTCTGTCAATAAGGCTGAAATATGAGCCCATTTCAGTAGTGTAGTGACTGCGGGAACATATTGGGATAAACTCATGCAGGTGTAGTGAACCTGAGACAGATTAATAAACTTGCGTTGTGAGTCCAAACCCAACCCTCAACCTCAAccccgtgtgtgtgtgtgtgcgtgtgcgtgcgtgcgtgcgtgcgtgcgtgcgtgcgcgtgcgtgtgtgtgtgtgtgtgtgtgtgtgtattggtgggGGCTCTGACAGGCATACTCATAAGTTTTAAGTTTCCTCGACATTCATTCGTGGAGTGGCGAACATTCAAGCATTTGCTTATCATACAAGAATAGAAGATGTCCGGGCGCGATTCCACACGATGTAATTAAATAACAGGAATATGCACTTACTGGTATTAGTTTTCTAGTATAATAACTATTTTCATATCATTTCgataatattttaaaataaacttAATAATTTACCAACAAACTACAAATAACCCTGAAATAACTACAAATGTACTGCTGTAAAACATTGCTTGAAACGGGGGAAAGTCTCCATTATCTGTTCAAGTATGACGAATTAAGCGTTCTAAAATATACTTCGTGACGGTCTGGATCAGAATGTTGGTCTTacgtaacacatgcttgtcgtcagaggcgacacgtcatcggttcccacttacgcagatcgatgctcattcagttgatcattggattatgtggtccagactcgcttatttacagaccgctgccatatagctagaatattgctgggtgcagcgtaaaactaaactctctctcactcactactaAAATATAAATTAATATTGCCCGATGACTATTCATACTGTTCAAGGGCGGTGGTTCATACAAGTACAGGGgaggtgaggtagcctagtgggtaaagcgttcactcgtcacgccgaagacccaggttcgattctccacatggatgcaatgtgtgaagcccatatctagtGTCCCCTATTTtgatattgtttaaatattgctaaaacggcgcaaaactaaactcaaacgCTCACTTATATTATACAAGTTGCACGGTCTTGACAATTAAAAGGGATCCACGTTTGACATTCTCAGGGTTGGGGTAGGGGCATTTAGGAGCACCTGTCCAAACAATATTGCTAAACTATTTAACGATAGGCTCTGAAAACATAAGCTGTCTGGCTTAGGTGATCTCAAAGATTCTCAGTTCTACTCTTTGTGACCAATGACTACCGTCTACCCCTCCGTATTTGATGGACTATTCCTGGCAGTGTTATACCCATAATGTACAGTTAATGATCCGACCCGGGCCATGTGCTCTGGCACGGAGACATCACGGGATAACATGTCTTTTATTACTTGCTTGTCGAATCTGACTtccattttatatttgttttctctGTACACTGAGTATCCCATCTGCTTATTATCCGGATCTATTTGTTTCGATGTTTATATGCAATATATAGGGTTTATGTCGGTGATTTTTATGTACTTGCATATAAGAATCCCTGTTTATTCGTCCTAAGTGATCCGGTCGAAAAAGGATTGGATATTTATATCGATTAGTATATTGCTTCAGTGTGGGTTAGTGATATAGACGTCTGTTTTATCTGGGCGAATTATTCTGTCACTGACGTGTAAGTAGCGAGGATATTTTTTACCAAATTGTTATATTCCCACTAATAACAATAGATACGtcgaacccgtgaagatccgggttagaattgtatTTCAGCAACCTATAGCTAGGCCTGTTGTAAGAAACTACGAACGGGTTTGAGAGGTCAGgttcgcagacttggttgatgcaatCAATGTCGCCACTGCGTTGATCGATGCGcattatgtcagtcactggattgtctggttcacactCAGGTATTGGCAGAGCGCCATCATATTGCTGAGTTTAGGTGAAtgcgtcgttaaacaacaacgaAAACCAACAAATGTACGTTGACGTACGAACTCGACGCATCGTGGGTTAAAGTAGCCATCGTTACACCGGTGGTCCAGGTCTCATTCCCAAAATGGACGTATTCCGCGAATCCCTAAGTAGTGGCGTCTCTGTAATGATAAAAACTGGAACACTAGAAATGTAGCATagacatcactcactcactccatgcaaGGGATATTCATTGTGATTCAGTTGTTACCCAGTAAATGCGCATTCATGTCATGACTACTTGCATTTCGGGATTTTCCCCCAGAATAATCTTCTCGTGCACCGGGATATGACCAAAATTGAGCGTCGACATTATCATTTTTTCAATGTTCGTGTCATTATCTCgatattaaaacaaaatcttACGCGATTGTTTCGGGAAGTGACTCCTCAAATGAAAATTCTTCGTCGCAGTTTTCTTCCGATGTAGACTGATCGATAATCAATAAAGATTGATGAATTATTGATACGTCAGGTGATCTCTGTTTTTACGCATAGCGCCATTACATCCTTCAGTCGGATTCAGTCAAGCACCACTGATACTATGTTTGGGCTATGAAACTCCACACGATACCAACAATCGATCTTCCCAGAAATACGATAACCTGTTATGCAATGATGTGTTCCCTTGATCAAGGAAGAGATTATTTGCAGGAAATGGTAGATACAGATGCCAAACGTAATATTTCATCTACCTCGTGTTAGTTTGATGTCCTTTCTCGCTTTTCTATGTAACAAGGATGGTGTTGTAGCATAGCGGTTAAGCGTCAGGACAAAGAtacagttcgattccccacatgggtacaattagTGAGGCCCAGTTCTGATGTCCGCCGCCATAAtattgcaaacaacaaacatcaacaacaagcaCAAAGTAGTGTGTGGTTTTGATCAGAGACGACCTTCGGAATGTCAGTGCTTGGTTTAGCGTCCATGAAACACTGTGGTTAAGTTCAAAGACTACCACTCTCTCCTTCGGACTCTAAAACAACAATATCCCAGGTTTTACCTCCAACTGGACATAAAAGGCTAAAATGGCAGTGGTATGGCCTAACTGTCAATGACCACTATATAACTGCCGACATATAGCTACAATGTTTCCGATCAGCGAGCAGCGTTAGACAAACACGCGGAGACTTCAACACTATAGCGGCGGTGAAGttgcctggtggttaaagcgttcgctcgacacgcCGAAACCTGGGTTTGTTTTCCTGCATCAgtactgtgtgtgaagcccatttctggtgtctcccgacgcgatattgctggaatattgctacaaatcGGCGTAAATACAGACTCAATCACTTCAAAGATATATCTAGGGTGAAGGGGTTGCCTAGTAGTTAAATCGTTCTCttttcac
The window above is part of the Haliotis asinina isolate JCU_RB_2024 chromosome 1, JCU_Hal_asi_v2, whole genome shotgun sequence genome. Proteins encoded here:
- the LOC137271784 gene encoding melanopsin-like, encoding MNAENGTTLSLGAALITGTVNGVGIGGNILIILVIASTAGLRGFSGALMINQAVAEVLQEVVLQVLILLFSIRPPMIQLTIHVRLLLFGLSGVVSHSLSALSANLYLAICKQQQYMTMITWKRIGAFLCCSWIFNALIVNLYYVVPSFYAVDLESSFDFLNVNLTSSNWWFLVLLVVNIVFVPICSAATCFLKIQSYMKCPSMAALGPSNMSKVKLSQTVHLTTILYLISFVPVLVIISVKVHIPFGKAVSWAVCSSYYIIKFMVYLKLYKPFRETMKSMCCKTCQRRVGHADLSSTLETS